The genomic DNA aaatcaatgaaattGATGAGGAGCGCTCGTTTGAGTTCGAAAGGCGTTCCGCTTCAAAAACACGCAGCAGATCGCGCTCTAAGCTCTCGGCAGATCCTGTCACCAATCCAAGCCATGTGCGCAAGCTGACCTATTCCAATGAACAGCTCGACAGCTGTGGCTCGTCGCAGAACACGCTGAGGAGGGTCAAGAGTGATTGCGGCTTCTCAAAGAGGGGACGCGGACGGAGTCAAAAGCATAGGATAAACAGAGCAGCCACCACAGAGGAAAAAGTGGCCAAGCCAAGCGAAAGTGTGAGCGAGGATGTGCCAGTGAAGAAGAAACGCGGCAGACCACGCAAGATAAGACCAACGACAGAAGCGGAAACCGCTCTGTTGCCTGAAAGTACTAAGAACCCAACAGAGGAAACTAAAAAGGAGGATGAAGCACTTGCAGTATCCAGTGGCGTGGAAGAGGAGGACAGGGATAAGGCAGAACAGATGCCAGAACCGGAGCCGGAAGCAGCAGGGCAACAGGAATTAAATACAGAACTAGATAGAGCCAAAGACGTTTCAGAAATTGCAGCTTCATCGCAGGAGGAAATTAGCACCACATCATCTCAATCTCATCATATTATAACAGAATCATCAGCAGATCTCAGAAGAGCTACAGACAAAGACGCGAATCTCGATGTGGACACATCCACTGGATCGTTCGATGCAGCTCCACAAAGTCCCGCAGCTAAATGTGACACTGAAACCATTATTAATGAATTGCAACAGAGTGGAGACCTGGTGTGGCAGAGTCTGGACGGAAACAGTAATGTGGACGAGCGAATGGTATTTAAGTCAATGGCAATTGAATTGCCAGCAGATTCAACGGCAAAGCCAGAGGTCCAGCCAGATCTGGAACCATCCGAAATGGATGTTGATACGGTTCCACCGGAAGCCGTCCAAGAAGATGATTTCAAATCGGTTGCACCCACAGCTATGGATGAATTGCCACCAGAAGCAACTCCTGGCGGTGCTGTAGACCAATTGCCTGCGGAACTCCCTGAGACAATGGACGAAGGTCCCCAAGTGTTGCAGCTGTTGAAGCGGGAATTGAATTGACTGAGGAAACTGATGCCCAGCTGGCTGAAGATATTAAATTGGCCGAGGAGATTCTCGCCGCCGAAGTGGGCAAAGGCATTGAAAGAAGCGATTcggctctgtcgctgcctggCCAGCGCTTAGAGCTGGAAAATCCTGTGATTGAAATTATTAAAGAGCTTGAGCAGCAGACGATAGCAGATGCAATCAGCCCGCCAGAGCCTACCGAAGAAAGTCGAGATGTTGTGTCAGAGGAGACTGCATCAAAAGCACCCGACATACAGCCCAAGTCCAGTACCAATGAAATTGGTGACGAGACTCCCAGTAGATCCACGGAAATCAAAGTCAAATCTCCATTACCCGCTGCTACGAGCAAGACTTTTGAagtggacgttgatatgcttCCATTAGCTACACGATTGGCCAGTCGTTGGGATCAAACAATTGCCAGACCCCGCAGGCAGGCCGCACCAGCTAAGCGCGCACCGAAAGGTGTCATGTGCGAGCTATCGTTAAGGAGCAGTCCTAGGCTGGGAGGCCAATCATTGCAAGAGCATCTGTCTGCCGATGAGACCGTTGGAAATTCCAAAGAGGAGAAGGATCAGGCCAGGTCTAGTGGTACTATGACGGATCAAGGGGAGATGTCTCGAGGCGCACAAATCAAGAAAAATAAGAGCAAAATGATAGAAAAAGACAAATCAGAAAGTGAGAGCCAAGCTGAGCACCCAACAGACACGGCTGAGactgaaactaaaactgaGAACGTGCATGCGGCACCAGATGAGGTTCGCGATCAAATAACCAACAGTGAGGCGTCCACCGGAGACAAAGAGGAGCGAGCAAGCAGCTATGGAAAGTCGAGCCGAACTCCCAAAGCGAGCACAGACTGCCAACGATTTGACAGAAGGATTTCCCCCAGAACAGTTTCATCAAAGGTAAAGCCTCACTCGTCATTTGGCACAGAAATTACTCCAGCCGGTCAGTTATGGTCGGGTCCAGTTGAACCAGAGTCTAAGGAAACGAGCAACGAGCAAGCACAGCAGGAGGAACCCAAAgtaaagcgaaagagaggtaGGCCCAGGAAGATCAGAAATGAGGAAACCAAAAGCGAAAAGGCCAAGAGCGGACAAACAATTCCAGAAACTAAACCCCcactggaggaggaggttaAGGATTCAGGTAACACAGCAGCGACTTCCACAGAACCGAAGCTACTTGAAATTGCAGCGAATGACAAAACTCCAGGACTGgaagcagcacaaacaaaagatgAGCCTGAGTCTGTCCAGCTTGAAACGCAACATAGAACATccagaaatggaaatgtaaagggtaaaaaatcaagcaaaatgTCTGTGGAATCCTCTGCTCTGGATGGTAAAAAATTGGAACGACAGAGTCAAACGACTGAACGGGAAACAGATACACAACCAGAAGTGCCAACTGCTGCCACACCTGCTCCAGTTCAGCAGAGACTCTCAAGAAAGGACAAAATAAAGAGTAGAAAAGCAAATCCCACGACTGCTGTTGAgtctggtaatattaaaccagaaccagaaccactGCAGCCGGCTGGTTATTCCAAAATTGACTCCACTGAACCActaaaagcagcaaaagatgATCCATCGAAGGAGGAAAAGTTGGATAGTATTCAAACGAATGTGAATCCTCCAGTGGCTGATGGACTTTCCACTGGCATTACAGAAACAGAGCGAGTGCTAGAGACGCCAGAACCCTCAATGGCACGTAAATCATTGTCAAGAGAAAAGTCAACTGGCAGAAAGCCCAAAAAAGATAAAGCTGCAACGAATCGCGAGTCTACACAACCGGAAACAACGGCTGCCGCAGTggaacacaaagaaaatatgaaaactaaACCGAAAGACTCGTTAGAAACGACACAACCTGGAGAAACCGAACCAAAAGCTGAAGATATTGAGCGAACCATACCTGCTTCAGAGAGATGTGAGTCGCCAAGCGGAACGCCAATCGTGGATACACAGCCAAAGTCTACGGAAATCAGTAAAAAGAGAGGGGCCAGTGCCAAGCAGCAAGGAAACACCAAAACCATTCCGGATGGCGCATCCGAACTGCATGAATTCGTTTCTGTCACTCCACGCACAGCGCCCTGTCGTCAGCTACGCGTCCTAATGCGCAAAGGACCCAACTCCACATCATCTGCTGGCAGTAGCACGCCTGCCATGGGTCTCAGGGATAAGAATGACACCGAAACTGACGCTCCAAAATTAGAAGAAATCGAAGACAAGGCTACTGCAGAAGATACTCCAGAGGCTGCGGAAGCTCTGATGCAGTCTTCGGTTGAACAGgcaattgtggatacagcacaTCAGGAAGAGACACTTTCCGAGGGAGTGCCTTCTGCTGAGGCTAAATTGGTGGAAGAACCGAATGAAGCAGACCACACGGAAGAGATCACTAAAACAGCTCCGTCTATTGCTGCATCTGTAGAGGAAATCCCAAAAGGAGAATCGCCACTTGGAGCGGAAAGGGCAGAGGAACAGCATGCCACTTTGGAGGTTTCCTCTGGGGAACCAAAaaaagtggaggaggagttgcaTAATAGCCAAAGCACTTTAAAAATCGACGACAAAACTGGGGAATTGGTCAATGTCCCTGACAAAAACGATACGGAATCCAATGCCGACAGCCCAGtcacaacagaaacaacagaaagcCCAGTCACAAATGAAACAGCAGAAAGCCCAGTCTCCACAGAAACAACAGGTGTCAGCGTCGCCACGGAGTCAAGCAAATCAAACAAGACCGTGCGCGCTAGGCGTAAACGGGAAGTGGAGACCCCACAGCCAGATGGTTAATAGCTTAACAAATATTCTCACTGTTATAAAAAAATCTCTAATATtcaattttattctttttcttcCCACCTGATCGTTTCTTTCCATTTAGAAGCAGCCCAACGGAAGaaacaacaagagcagcagctggaaaagACACTCAATGACAAACAGGGCCAGAAAAAATTAGGTGAGTCGGGGAATCTCCTCCTTTTCTAGCACCCTCAATCCTAATCTGCCATCTCTATGAATGATAGTGCGTCGCCGTAATCAGCTGGAGGCAGAGGAGCGGCCACCGTATAAGCGTACAAAGTTGGAGGACGAAGGCACGGACACAGCCTCTACCTCTGCTTCGACCAATGCACAAGCCAAGGGTAAATTCATATCCCTCATAGGCAAGGACACAATTATATCAACCACAGGCAACTTGCAAGAGGAGCCATCAAAGTCCTCGGGAGGAGCTGCACGAAAATCGAATGTCAAGAACCCCAAGGGCAGCGATACAACAAAGCACATCATCATATCGACAGTTCCCAAGAAATCTCTGGAAGCCGCTGCAGCTAGCTCGCCTTCGCCTTCACCAGCGCTAGCGTCCAAGAAGCCGCTGGTGCAGAATTTGCTCAACTCGAATGTGGATACCCGCAAGGCTGTTCAAAAGAATAGTACGCCTGCAGGCAagaagcaaacagcagcagcagcaggcaagcaGGAACCAGAACAGACTATCCCCAGCTACACTGTGCTCACCAAAAAGGGCGTTGTGCCAGCGAGTGAAATGCCAAGCAAGAAGGCAGCAGAAAGCTGCCCCAAAGCTTCTCCCAAAGGAGAAGGCGCCGCAGCGGCACTGCGAAAGGTTAACATCTCCGTAACCGTGATGCCGAGCAAAGAAGCTGAAGGTGTGGCTGATGCTGCGGGTAAATCAAGCGCCAGCAGCCCGCAACAGGCCGCAAGTGCTGCTCAGGTTACGAAGGCGCTGCTGAATGCCGAGAAGAACATCACATCACCAAGGAAGCCAGTGGATGCCAAGAAGAAGACGGTGAAGCCTAAGAACACGGAGATGGATAGGAATGTGCTGCACAGGCTGGAAATGGGCGAACATACCACAGCGCCAGCCAGTAAACCCGAGCCCCTAAGAACGGAAGAGGCTGCCAGGACACAAACGAAAGGCGTAAAGATGCCGGGAGTCAAGACGAATGAAGCACttcaaaaggcaaaagacGAACTGCGAAGGTCCGATCTGGAAGCGTTTCGAAGCAAGGCTACAATTCGCACTGCGGAAGTGGATACAGGTCCGTCTTCCAGGGATTCATCTCACGAGCGCTCCGGGCGCACATCTCGACAGGGCAAAGGCGCTTCCTTGCCGACACACCGACAAATGGGTGTCTCAATGGCCACACACATGACGCGCGCCGCCAGCAGCAATCGATCGCTGGCTTCAACGCCAATACCCATGcctgcaactccaactcctaCAGCCGCAGCGCGTCGTCCAGCTACGAAAAAGCCGGAACCGGTAGCTGTTACGCCTCCAGCTGAGCCATTGGTTCCGCCTAAAAAGGGTAAACGTCCGCCGCGATTACCAGCTGGTACGCGCACCAGACGAtcgaacaaaaaacgaaagggTACCGAAGACGAGGAAACAGAATCAGAAGCCACCTCTAAGAAGAGGCCAAGAGGAGAGCAAGAACAGGAGCCTGCAGCGCGGGAAGCTCCGTCCATTGCCTTCCCAGTATTCATAACCgttgccagcagctcctcccaATCTCCCACACCGCTTTCGGTCACGGCCCCAAGTCACAGCCCtgccacagcacagcccaTAAGGAAGCCCAAGCTGCGAAAGTGTCGCGTTAAAATCAATCGAGGAGTGGTCAAAAAATGGATGGAGACTGCGCTGCAAAAACCGCGAGAGCCCGAACCAGAGCTACAAACTGAAGCACCagtggcagagtcagagctaGACCCAGAACCAGCTCTCGATGCAGTCTCAGCTCCACGGCAAccagtcgctgctgttgcccagCCGGTGGCGGCGTCAGTGTCGGCTCAACCAGCTCAGAAGAGAACTCATACTGGCATACTGGCAATGAAACTTCCGATTCCCATACCCGTTATGGAAATAAAAACGGAGCTAGAAGAAGGGGCGCCAATGGAGGTGGATACATTGCCGGCCATACCCATACCAACGCCTGCTGTTGTGTCGACTCCAGAAGCTTCCGCTGAGGCGTTGCCACCAGAGGAGGTGGTTCCACTGCCAACCAGCACCTCGAGTCATCAGACAATTCGTTTGGGTGCGCCTCCAGCGGCAGTTGGCAGATTGGTCAGCTCGATACCATCGGCCAGCGCGGCCGAGGCCAGCCAGAAGCCTGGCCATACCAAGATGTTCTCCTTTCTGTACCCCCAACGCTATCAGCGATCGTATGGCGAAGTGGGACTGGACTTTTGCTGCCCCAATCTGGATGGACCGATGCGGGCCATTGACCCGACGCGCTTGCATGCCACAGCGCAGGTGCCAGTGCTGGAGCTGCCGCAATTCATGGTTATCACGACAAAGATCATCTCCAAGACAGACAAGGATCTGCCCCACAAGGTGCGAGCGAAGCTGGCGCAGCTAGACAAGAGTGGAAAGCCATTTGGTGCACAGACGGTGCGCATGAGCACGGATTCCAGTGAGCCGTCGCTTCCTGTGGCAGTGCCTTCGCCCAACCTCGCTCCGGCACATGTGCCCATTCCCCCCTTGCCTGCCATTTCCATCCCTCCAGCAACCATCGCAACCGCCACCCCCATTGCCACTCCTGCACCCACAATAGCTCTTCCAGTTGCCCAGACTGAAGTCACAGTTCAATCCGTGTCCAAACAATTGCCACGTGCAACGACGGTATCGAAAAAGGTACTCGCACCTGCGGTTGCCCCACCCGCTGCTGCCCCCAGTCTGCCTCCGGCCCTTATCCAGCTGCCGCCCATCTGCCCAATGGACAAGGAACGGGTGGAGCTGCAGACGCGAGTTCAGATGTTCGACTTGGTGCTCCAGGGCCTGAGCAGACGCGCATCCACACTGTCCCTGACCGAGCGACAGCGCACCATTGAGGAGATTGTGAAGACCAGCACGTTATTGGCCATCGATGTGGACGTGGGCACCAAGCTGCTTGAGAACTACATCCACTACCTCAACCGAGCTACCAACACTCAGACACCCATGCCCCCACTCCGCCTCAATCCTGTGGTCACACCAGCTGCTACTCAGAGTGCGGTCAAAGTCAGTACAGTCGCCAAAGTCGGCCATGCGTCGGGGTTTAAGAGAAAAGTCAGcactccaactgcaactgcaactgcaacttcatCCGCACCCCCAACGAAGAAGATAGCACAGCAGCGCAACTCTCTGCCAAACAAAATTCCTGTGTACGATGCGGACAAGACCATCATTGGGTATCAGTGCTCGAAACCGAACTCATCGATCGTTAATCGGACAGCGCCCAAGGCCAGCAGCACTCCACTGGGACCATCCACCTCTGCGACAGCGCAGAGTGGAATCCTGGCGACCTCAAGCAAGGCGGCCAGGACGGGTGTGCAGCTGAATCAAATCAAGGTAAGTCGATAGCATTATCCGTTGaactataataatatttaatgtttattcTCTTTGCAGAAAACGAAACCCACGGCTGGTGTGGCTgtgaaagcagcagcagcaccatcaccaccaccaccaccaaaagGCAACAGTGGGAAGACACCTGGTTCAAGGACGACCGTTTCCAACGTGCAACCACCGTCGCAACAGAGGGCACTGGGTCGTCAGTCAAACCCCCAATCCCTGCGAGACAAGGATCCAGGAAGCCTCCTGCTGGTGTAGCCAAAACGCTTGCTTCGTTATCTGAGCTTCCCCTCCCCAAGGCCGTGGCTGTGCCGGGGTCAAAGGCAAAGTCTGCTGCCACAACACCGAGCGGCAGACCCGTTGGAAAGAACCGAGCCCGCAGTCCGAATGTGTTCATCATTAACCAGGTCTCGCCGCAGGCAGAGGAGAGCATATTGCCCGACTCCAACATTGTGGTGCCAATAGAGGCGGAGATCAAGGGTGAACTGGACGACTCTATGGAGTTGCTTGGATAGGGGTAGGGATTGGTTGTATAATTGATAAAAAAAGAGCTAAAGTATTCTAAGTTACTTTAAAACCGTTTTTGCATAATAAGAATTACTCGTAATTGTATCGTTGAGCGCAAgaagagaaatatttaaatcttacaatgaagaaaaataaaattgttaaatatataTCGTGTCatttgttgaaaataaatgaaagcacatccatatgtacatatgtatgtagatctACCATATTTTGAACCTCCGGCCACTCAGAAAGCTTTTCAGCAAAAGCTCTCTTGTAGAAAGCTTTTGTGGCGAAATAAATTTGCTGTTCATGCGAAATGAAAcgtaaacaaatcaaatataaagGCCGGCCAGCGCAGGGGAACTacaacattcattcattcactgaAACTCAACAAAGACCTCAACACGATGACCGATGAAAAAGAAATTAACACTCCCAATGGTAAATATTATACTTAAGCAATTATTAATTAGTTCAAATAAAGACGTGAAATATTTTGGCCGTAGCTTCATATCCAGACCTGGAGAGGAGACTGGAGCAGTACATGCGAACAATTTGCAGATCAAAAGATAATTGGAATGAACGCGAATGTGATCCAGGTGCAGTGGAATTCTTCGGGGTAATGAGCCTTACTGACGTACGCTCTCCCCGACGCAAGATCTGGTACATGTATTACAGCGCCGGCGATCAGATTGACGTCACTGTGGACCGCATCCTTCACAAATATGGCAAGAAAAATATGTACGACCTCTTCCGAAAGCCCATCTTCAGTGGTGCTGGGATGAGATCTATTGTAAAGGATCATTTTGCGGCCCTGAATTGGTATGTCAAGGGGAATATATTGGAAGCGCCGCCAGATAACTCCTACAATGACGAGAAAGTCATAAACACAATCAATGATTTGTATTACGCCGAACGGCGAAGGCATTGTAATTTTTTAATGATGTGTGATGCTTCTTTTAACCGATATATGATAAGACCGCTGTGTAcgtaattaaattatatttaaattaagctACAACTATAGTACATGGTTTTGTCTGCAGTCAGCTGCTGATTTGGGAGAATTATTCTAATTTACATAGTtctgatttgcataaaaacaGTGCAAAGCTTTTGTAAACATAcattacatgtacatacatgcatgcatacatacagtggctccatcgcataatcggacagcggtttcctctttacgaatgtgctcaaaaagtatatagaaatgcgttagaccaaccgttttttcactttttatacaacttaatagtattacctatccaaatcataaacaaaaagtcatactttttagtgagaacagttagttttaatcgaaaaaccaaaaaaagtcatgttttgagactcaacgcataatcggacagggcaaaaatgccaaaggaaaatcccgttttttttccaaaaatcttttcatagtcccggtttttcttatcgaatgtatgccatggatgcctggatatataccagacaaaacaaaaacattttgtatgccccccccaggagagcaatcctttttcgaaatttcgcttgctatagacatagaacacggaagaaaactgctcggaaaaccgccaaatggattggaaaaggctaaactatggttcactaaataaatataaggatccataataagtttaggctggtcaaaattgttcaGGAAAGCCACGGCTAACTTTTATATaagccaaaagagcattcgatattaaaaaaaattagtaaaaataactttaaaaattcataaaaattagaacctacttcaaaatcgatcgggaaaagtggttttcccaaagaggggggtcttatacattgaaaaagtaccatttgtatgagagatttcccTGACCTAGTACATTTATgggctctaacattgaaataattaagtcgagaacttgtactgagaaaattaatttatcgaatAAGACATTTTGATGCTTTATCATCgtaaaatcaaacttttttgGTAGCATTGATTCAATTATaacttttaataataaacactATCAAAAAAATTGGAGTTTTAGAGGATAtagcatcaaaatgccttattcgataaattaattttctcagtacaagttctcgacttaattatttcaatgttagagcccATAAATGTACTAGGTCAgggaaatctctcatacaaatggtactttttcaatgtataagacccccctctttgggaaaaccacttttcccgatcgattttgaagtaggttctaatttttatgaatttttaaagttatttttactaattttttttaatatcgaatgctcttttggcttATATAAAAGTTAGCCGTGGCTTTCCtgaacaattttgaccagcctaaacttattatggatccttatatttatttagtgaaccatagtttagccttttccaatccatttggcggttttccgagcagttttcttccgtgttctatgtctatagcaagcgaaatttcgaaaaaggattgctctcctggggggggcatacaaaatgtttttgttttgtctggtatatatccaggcatccatggcatacattcgataagaaaaaccgggactatgaaaagatttttggaaaaaaacgggattttcctttggcatttttgccctgtccgattatgcgttgagtctcaaaacatg from Drosophila subobscura isolate 14011-0131.10 chromosome E, UCBerk_Dsub_1.0, whole genome shotgun sequence includes the following:
- the LOC117891409 gene encoding uncharacterized protein LOC117891409, whose translation is MTDEKEINTPNASYPDLERRLEQYMRTICRSKDNWNERECDPGAVEFFGVMSLTDVRSPRRKIWYMYYSAGDQIDVTVDRILHKYGKKNMYDLFRKPIFSGAGMRSIVKDHFAALNWYVKGNILEAPPDNSYNDEKVINTINDLYYAERRRHCNFLMMCDASFNRYMIRPLCT
- the LOC117891411 gene encoding LOW QUALITY PROTEIN: serine/arginine repetitive matrix protein 2 (The sequence of the model RefSeq protein was modified relative to this genomic sequence to represent the inferred CDS: deleted 2 bases in 1 codon) is translated as MEDIEYLDEYKDLVLPAIKSGEGRSAAASASAVARRHRISSESSNSSSIDADIFQKLFHDKDFDDELLNEGSSKPREIHSPPPVTSSSDDDSNDAFDALFNRNRHQAKSNKKRDRYESIDAVDDLGQALMRSTQRSTVLKPSSSRGAGKKSETEGLHRGNQRPHYSGKFHSKNTHQSSSNGSSSNSVSKNSKAITLVKTQKADFRPTKNEPKTDPLNLREDSHEDSDSDSSYEFESDFYGDRDTDDEEPVIDISTDTSRTPSVADSVTPVVSDDEGESEGEGEGKGKGQDQQQELQAKMCGDSERLQIYLNNLSCAEAPPIYKKQSSAKKSRSSEKKLPSSEQVMHSKEQPAASPTAELKAATAEPEALPQRVEAGCSSSAIVRSNPFEVDPGITLDALERMTLDVAEQINEIDEERSFEFERRSASKTRSRSRSKLSADPVTNPSHVRKLTYSNEQLDSCGSSQNTLRRVKSDCGFSKRGRGRSQKHRINRAATTEEKVAKPSESVSEDVPVKKKRGRPRKIRPTTEAETALLPESTKNPTEETKKEDEALAVSSGVEEEDRDKAEQMPEPEPEAAGQQELNTELDRAKDVSEIAASSQEEISTTSSQSHHIITESSADLRRATDKDANLDVDTSTGSFDAAPQSPAAKCDTETIINELQQSGDLVWQSLDGNSNVDERMVFKSMAIELPADSTAKPEVQPDLEPSEMDVDTVPPEAVQEDDFKSVAPTAMDELPPEATPGGAVDQLPAELPETMDEGPQVLQLEAGIELTEETDAQLAEDIKLAEEILAAEVGKGIERSDSALSLPGQRLELENPVIEIIKELEQQTIADAISPPEPTEESRDVVSEETASKAPDIQPKSSTNEIGDETPSRSTEIKVKSPLPAATSKTFEVDVDMLPLATRLASRWDQTIARPRRQAAPAKRAPKGVMCELSLRSSPRLGGQSLQEHLSADETVGNSKEEKDQARSSGTMTDQGEMSRGAQIKKNKSKMIEKDKSESESQAEHPTDTAETETKTENVHAAPDEVRDQITNSEASTGDKEERASSYGKSSRTPKASTDCQRFDRRISPRTVSSKVKPHSSFGTEITPAGQLWSGPVEPESKETSNEQAQQEEPKVKRKRGRPRKIRNEETKSEKAKSGQTIPETKPPLEEEVKDSGNTAATSTEPKLLEIAANDKTPGLEAAQTKDEPESVQLETQHRTSRNGNVKGKKSSKMSVESSALDGKKLERQSQTTERETDTQPEVPTAATPAPVQQRLSRKDKIKSRKANPTTAVESGNIKPEPEPLQPAGYSKIDSTEPLKAAKDDPSKEEKLDSIQTNVNPPVADGLSTGITETERVLETPEPSMARKSLSREKSTGRKPKKDKAATNRESTQPETTAAAVEHKENMKTKPKDSLETTQPGETEPKAEDIERTIPASERCESPSGTPIVDTQPKSTEISKKRGASAKQQGNTKTIPDGASELHEFVSVTPRTAPCRQLRVLMRKGPNSTSSAGSSTPAMGLRDKNDTETDAPKLEEIEDKATAEDTPEAAEALMQSSVEQAIVDTAHQEETLSEGVPSAEAKLVEEPNEADHTEEITKTAPSIAASVEEIPKGESPLGAERAEEQHATLEVSSGEPKKVEEELHNSQSTLKIDDKTGELVNVPDKNDTESNADSPVTTETTESPVTNETAESPVSTETTGVSVATESSKSNKTVRARRKREVETPQPDEAAQRKKQQEQQLEKTLNDKQGQKKLVRRRNQLEAEERPPYKRTKLEDEGTDTASTSASTNAQAKGKFISLIGKDTIISTTGNLQEEPSKSSGGAARKSNVKNPKGSDTTKHIIISTVPKKSLEAAAASSPSPSPALASKKPLVQNLLNSNVDTRKAVQKNSTPAGKKQTAAAAGKQEPEQTIPSYTVLTKKGVVPASEMPSKKAAESCPKASPKGEGAAAALRKVNISVTVMPSKEAEGVADAAGKSSASSPQQAASAAQVTKALLNAEKNITSPRKPVDAKKKTVKPKNTEMDRNVLHRLEMGEHTTAPASKPEPLRTEEAARTQTKGVKMPGVKTNEALQKAKDELRRSDLEAFRSKATIRTAEVDTGPSSRDSSHERSGRTSRQGKGASLPTHRQMGVSMATHMTRAASSNRSLASTPIPMPATPTPTAAARRPATKKPEPVAVTPPAEPLVPPKKGKRPPRLPAGTRTRRSNKKRKGTEDEETESEATSKKRPRGEQEQEPAAREAPSIAFPVFITVASSSSQSPTPLSVTAPSHSPATAQPIRKPKLRKCRVKINRGVVKKWMETALQKPREPEPELQTEAPVAESELDPEPALDAVSAPRQPVAAVAQPVAASVSAQPAQKRTHTGILAMKLPIPIPVMEIKTELEEGAPMEVDTLPAIPIPTPAVVSTPEASAEALPPEEVVPLPTSTSSHQTIRLGAPPAAVGRLVSSIPSASAAEASQKPGHTKMFSFLYPQRYQRSYGEVGLDFCCPNLDGPMRAIDPTRLHATAQVPVLELPQFMVITTKIISKTDKDLPHKVRAKLAQLDKSGKPFGAQTVRMSTDSSEPSLPVAVPSPNLAPAHVPIPPLPAISIPPATIATATPIATPAPTIALPVAQTEVTVQSVSKQLPRATTVSKKVLAPAVAPPAAAPSLPPALIQLPPICPMDKERVELQTRVQMFDLVLQGLSRRASTLSLTERQRTIEEIVKTSTLLAIDVDVGTKLLENYIHYLNRATNTQTPMPPLRLNPVVTPAATQSAVKVSTVAKVGHASGFKRKVSTPTATATATSSAPPTKKIAQQRNSLPNKIPVYDADKTIIGYQCSKPNSSIVNRTAPKASSTPLGPSTSATAQSGILATSSKAARTGVQLNQIKKTKPTAGVAVKAAAAPSPPPPPKGNSGKTPGSRTTVSNVQPPSQQRALGRQSNPQSLRDKDPGSLLLV